In a genomic window of Chrysemys picta bellii isolate R12L10 chromosome 1, ASM1138683v2, whole genome shotgun sequence:
- the RAB19 gene encoding ras-related protein Rab-19 isoform X2: MMPFSSSGSEEAFDYLFKIILIGDSNVGKTCVVHRFKSGQYHEKQQNTIGVDFTVRSLEIDGKKIQVWDTAGQERFRTITQSYYRSAHGAILAYDLTRRSTFESIPHWINEIEKYGAANLVLMLIGNKSDVAENRQVLFEDACTLAEKHGLLAVLETSAKEAQNVDEVFTLMAKELIARNTLQLHGGHPSNSIYLDSRPVIVSPSVEKSQCSC; this comes from the exons ATGATGCCCTTCTCCAGCTCCGGGTCGGAGGAAGCCTTCGACTACTTGTTCAAGATCATCCTGATCGGAGACTCCAACGTGGGGAAGACCTGCGTGGTGCACCGCTTCAAGTCGGGGCAGTACCACGAGAAGCAGCAGAACACCATCGGGGTGGACTTCACCGTGCGCTCGCTGGAGATCGATGGCAAGAAG ATCCAGGTGTGGGACACAGCGGGCCAGGAGCGCTTCCGGACGATAACTCAGAGTTACTATCGCAGTGCCCATGGTGCCATCCTTGCTTATGACCTTACCAGGAGGTCCACATTTGAATCTATTCCTCATTGGATTAATGAAATTGAAAAATATGGAGCTGCTAACTTAGTCCTGATGTTAATTG ggaaCAAATCGGATGTAGCGGAGAACCGCCAAGTCCTTTTTGAAGATGCCTGTACACTGGCAGAGAAGCATGGGCTATTGGCTGTGTTGGAGACTTCAGCCAAAGAGGCCCAGAATGTAGATGAGGTGTTTACATTGATGGCAAAGGAGCTGATAGCCCGCAACACCTTGCAGCTTCATGGAGGGCATCCTTCAAACAGCATCTATCTGGACTCCAGGCCGGTGATTGTTAGTCCAAGTGTAGAGAAGTCCCAGTGCTCTTGCTGA
- the RAB19 gene encoding ras-related protein Rab-19 isoform X3: MMPFSSSGSEEAFDYLFKIILIGDSNVGKTCVVHRFKSGQYHEKQQNTIGVDFTVRSLEIDGKKVKIQVWDTAGQERFRTITQSYYRSAHGAILAYDLTRRSTFESIPHWINEIEKYGAANLVLMLIDILC, from the exons ATGATGCCCTTCTCCAGCTCCGGGTCGGAGGAAGCCTTCGACTACTTGTTCAAGATCATCCTGATCGGAGACTCCAACGTGGGGAAGACCTGCGTGGTGCACCGCTTCAAGTCGGGGCAGTACCACGAGAAGCAGCAGAACACCATCGGGGTGGACTTCACCGTGCGCTCGCTGGAGATCGATGGCAAGAAGGTGAAG ATCCAGGTGTGGGACACAGCGGGCCAGGAGCGCTTCCGGACGATAACTCAGAGTTACTATCGCAGTGCCCATGGTGCCATCCTTGCTTATGACCTTACCAGGAGGTCCACATTTGAATCTATTCCTCATTGGATTAATGAAATTGAAAAATATGGAGCTGCTAACTTAGTCCTGATGTTAATTG ACATCCTCTGTTGA
- the RAB19 gene encoding ras-related protein Rab-19 isoform X1, with amino-acid sequence MMPFSSSGSEEAFDYLFKIILIGDSNVGKTCVVHRFKSGQYHEKQQNTIGVDFTVRSLEIDGKKVKIQVWDTAGQERFRTITQSYYRSAHGAILAYDLTRRSTFESIPHWINEIEKYGAANLVLMLIGNKSDVAENRQVLFEDACTLAEKHGLLAVLETSAKEAQNVDEVFTLMAKELIARNTLQLHGGHPSNSIYLDSRPVIVSPSVEKSQCSC; translated from the exons ATGATGCCCTTCTCCAGCTCCGGGTCGGAGGAAGCCTTCGACTACTTGTTCAAGATCATCCTGATCGGAGACTCCAACGTGGGGAAGACCTGCGTGGTGCACCGCTTCAAGTCGGGGCAGTACCACGAGAAGCAGCAGAACACCATCGGGGTGGACTTCACCGTGCGCTCGCTGGAGATCGATGGCAAGAAGGTGAAG ATCCAGGTGTGGGACACAGCGGGCCAGGAGCGCTTCCGGACGATAACTCAGAGTTACTATCGCAGTGCCCATGGTGCCATCCTTGCTTATGACCTTACCAGGAGGTCCACATTTGAATCTATTCCTCATTGGATTAATGAAATTGAAAAATATGGAGCTGCTAACTTAGTCCTGATGTTAATTG ggaaCAAATCGGATGTAGCGGAGAACCGCCAAGTCCTTTTTGAAGATGCCTGTACACTGGCAGAGAAGCATGGGCTATTGGCTGTGTTGGAGACTTCAGCCAAAGAGGCCCAGAATGTAGATGAGGTGTTTACATTGATGGCAAAGGAGCTGATAGCCCGCAACACCTTGCAGCTTCATGGAGGGCATCCTTCAAACAGCATCTATCTGGACTCCAGGCCGGTGATTGTTAGTCCAAGTGTAGAGAAGTCCCAGTGCTCTTGCTGA